The Pelagibacterium halotolerans B2 nucleotide sequence CGTCTATATGCTCGAAGCCTTCAAGGAACTGGGGCTGGGTTTGGCGCTCGACGATTTCGGGACCGGGTATTCCTCGCTGTCCTATCTGCACCGTTTCCCGTTCGACACCATCAAACTGCCGGCGCCCTTCGTGCAGATCCGCGATGACAGCGGCATCTCCCATACCCAGATTCCAATAATCAATTCGGTGGTTTCGCTGGCCCGTGAACTCGATCTGGCCCTGATCGCCGAGGGGGTCGAGACTGAAGACGAAGTCGCCCGGCTCAAGAGCCTCAATTGCCGCTACGCGCAAGGGTTTACCTTCGGCGCGGCCATGCCAGGGGCTGAACTTTTGCGCCGCCTGCAGGCTCAAATTTCGGCAAAATAGCGCGCGCCGTGGTGTTCTCAGGCGTTGCCCGACACCGGGCTGAGTGTGGCGCGGGTCACGCCCAGAGCTGCCAGAGCCGCCTCGTACTTCTTGCTGGCCGGCAGGGAAAACAGCAATTCGTTTGAGGATGCCGCGGTCAGCCAGCCATTGTGACGCAACTCGTTTTCCAGTTGCCCCGCACTCCATTCACAATAGCCCAGCGCGAGCAGGCTGGCATCGGGTCCCTTGCCGGCCATCATGGCTCGCAGCACGTCGAGGGTTGCCGTCAGGCACACATCGCCATCCACGGCAAAAGAATTGCCATCACGGAAATAGTCGGAAGTGTGCAGAACGAAGCCTCGACTCGAATCGACCGGGCCACCCTTGAAAACATTCTGGTGCAGCAGCCGTTCGGGAATACGAATTTCATCGTCGTCGCCGTCGAGGTCGATTTCGGCGAGAATATCGGAAAGGTGCATGTCGTCCATAGGCTGGTTGACAACCAGCCCCATCGCACCATCGTCCCCATGCGCGACAAGATAAATCACCGCTTCGGCAAAGCGTTCGTCGCCAATGTCGGGCGTTGCGACCAGGAACTGTCCCTTGAGCGTGTCCATACCAACTCACTTTCTGTCCGCCGCTCTATAAACGTAAAGCTTTCCGGCCAGGTTTCAAATCCCCAACGATCACGAAGCGATGATCGAACCTCTCTTTCCCATGCCCAATTGCTTCGCTATTGATTTCAGCCATGAAAATCATAGCCGCCTTTCTTGCTGTTTCCGCCTTGGCGGGCCCTTGCATTGCCTCGGAAACCGATTGGGTGGAAGTTGCGCCAGAGGTTTCGGTGCGGCTCGTCTCGTCCGATATTCTGGATGATAGCGGTACGGTCTGGATGGGACTTGAAATCGACATGCCGCTCGATACCAAGACCTATTGGCGCGTGCCTGGGGAGACGGGGCTACCGTTGCTAATCGATACGGAAGGCTCGCAGTCCGTTGGCGGGCTGGAGATCAAATGGCCATTTCCGAAACGGGAAATTGCCGAAGGCTATCTCGATCACGCCTTTTACGGGCGCGTTCTTTTTCCGTTGGCGGTCACCGTAGAGGGGGATGCGCCGACGCTCGTTGCAGACATCACCATGGGTATTTGTTCCGATATCTGCGTGCCGGCCAATGCCCGCCTGGAAATCACCCCTCGGCTCGACGTCCCCGACGCTCCCAACGATTTTCGCATCCGGCAAGCGTTGGCTTCCGTTCCCTTGCCCCATGACGGCCAGGGCGTGTTAGGGGAGGCGCGGTTTGACACGAATGCCGAGGCCATTGTCGTCGATTTGCTGGACGCCGATTTCGACCACTCCTCGATGATCGCCGATATCGCTGATACCAATCTCGTTTTCGGCGAACCGGAAGTGGCGAAACCGGGGCAATTGGTCTTTGCGTTGCTCGGGCGTGCGGACCCGGACACCCTTGATGATGCGCAGGTGAGGTTCACCTTCGACAGCAACGAGGGCCCTTTCGAGATCTCGCGACCGCTGATGGCCTCCAATATCGCTCAATAGCCGACAAGCGCTTCGGTCAATCTCGACGCGGGTCGAGAATTCTCCTATGACAGAAACGACTCGAGTGCAGATGGACGCGATGGGCCAACCTTAGTCTGGCCGTATTCGTCCTGTGTCTGTCTTTCAACAGCGTGAGGACCTCCATGACAATTCAGCCCGGCCAGCCCATTGCTTCGGTGCCCGTAAAGCACGTGACCGAAGGCGGCGTTGAGGATTCGACCAGCGCCGATATTCTGGGCACCGGCACGGTGGTATTTTTCACGGTCCCCGGGGCGTTCACCCCAACCTGTCATCTCAACCACCTGCCCGGCTATCTCGCCGCCGCCGACCAGCTCAAGGCGGCCGGCGTCGACAAGATCGTTTGTGGCACCGTCAATGACCATCACGTGGTCAAGGCATGGGCCGAAGCCACCGGGGCACTTGGCACCATCGAATTTATAGCCGATGGTCTGGGCAAGCTTGCCGGTGCGCTCGGGCTTGAACGCGACTTGACGGGCGGCGGTCTCGGTGTGCGCTTCAACCGCGCCTCGCTGTTGATCCGCAACGGGAACGTTGAAATCGTAAATGTCGAGGGTGCGCCAGGCGAGGTCACAAGCTCGGGTGCGCCGGCCATGCTCGAAGCGCTCAAGGGCTAACGGATTGGGAGGGAAGGCGACTATGGTTCGCTCGGTCATGCGTATGGCGGCAGGCACGGCATTGGCCGCGCTTCTGGCCGGATGTTCGATGGGCTCGATGTTCGGCGGCAGCGACGATGCGAGCTACGCCAATATCAATGCCAGCCAGACCCAGGTCGCCCAGGCTGCAAGCGGAGCCATGCCGGCCATCGCCACGGAATGCCCCCCGATCCGCATACGCGAGGGCGCGGAATTTTACCGTACCTATGCGGGCAATCGCACGTCGGATCCCACCGCTTTGCGCTATCAGGGCGTGCTCGACCGCGTTTCGCGCAATTGCGTCGTCTCGAACGGTGTCATCACTGTTCAGATGGGCGCCGTCGGCCGCGTCATCGTCGGGCCCTCGGGCGGCGATGGAAACATCACCATGCCGCTGCGCTTTGCCGTTCAGCGCGACGGGCTGGCCGTTTTCTCCCAGCGCTATGACGTCGCCGTCGCGGCCAGTTCTTCAAGTGCCAACGAATTCAGCCAGACTGTGGAAAATGTCGCCATCCCCTATGTGGGCGGCGAGCAGATCACCATTTTCGTGGGCTTTGATAACTAGAGCGTTGACGGAGCCGGGACTTTCTTTCATGGTCCGGCCATCAGCGGGAGAGACCCTGGCCGTAAAGGCCGGGGCGCCGAAGGAGCAACCGCCCCGGAAACTCTCAGGCACAAGGGACCGCTGAGCCTGTAACAAGTCCAATGGCAGATATAGCCATTGCGCAAGTTGGCAGGCGAAAGAGGTTGGGCGCGACCTGCGCGAGCAGGCTGGGTTCCCGCCAGAACTCTGGAAAGCGGAAGCGTCAGCTTCCCACCGACGGGTGTAGCCGGGTCTTGTGGCAAGCAAGCCGCCCGGGAAATCTCTCAGGTTGACCGACAGAGGGGGCACTACGTTACGATGCATTTTCCAATGCGTCGTTGTGTGGTGCCGTCCATCGTGTAACCGGAGAGACCGATATGGCCGCAGGGGCCCAGACCGACCTACTCAAAACGGCGCTTTATGATCGGCATGTCGATGCCGGCGGCAGGATGGTCGAGTTCGGCGGCTATGCGCTGCCCGTCCAGTATGCCGGGATCGTTGCCGAGCACAATCACACGCGGGAAGCGGCCAGCCTTTTCGACGTCTCCCATATGGGGCAGGTCGTCGTAACCGGCCCCGATCACAAAACGACAATTGCGGCTCTGGAGGCACTCACGCCCGCAGATCTGGCGTCGCTCGAGCCCGGCCAGATGCGCTATACGGTGCTGCTCAATGACGAGGGCGGTATCGAGGACGATCTCATCATCACCCGCCCTGCCAAAGAGCAGGAGCCTGATGGCGTGATGTATATGGTGGTCAACGCCGCCCGCAAGCATCACGACCTCCAATTCATCCGCGCCAAGGCGACCGCCGAAGTGACGTTCGATCTGCGTGACGATCTTGCGCTCATTGCGCTGCAGGGCCCGCGCGCTGCCGAAGCGCTCGGCAAGCACTGTGAGATTACCGAAAAACTCGGCTTCATGCAGGCCGGTCCGACGGTGATCGGTGGCATCGCGGCTAACGTCTCGCGTTCGGGCTATACAGGCGAAGACGGATTTGAACTCTCGGTCGCCAATAAAGACGCGCCCGCGCTTTTCGATCTGCTGGTCGCCGATCCGCTGGTCGAACCGGCCGGGCTCGGTGCGCGCGACAGCCTGCGGCTGGAAGCTGGGCTTTGTCTCTACGGCCACGATATGACCGATACCGTCGATCCGGTTTCCGCCAGCCTTTTGTTTGCCATCGGCAAGCGCCGGCGCGCCGAAGGTGGCTTT carries:
- a CDS encoding YqgE/AlgH family protein, yielding MDTLKGQFLVATPDIGDERFAEAVIYLVAHGDDGAMGLVVNQPMDDMHLSDILAEIDLDGDDDEIRIPERLLHQNVFKGGPVDSSRGFVLHTSDYFRDGNSFAVDGDVCLTATLDVLRAMMAGKGPDASLLALGYCEWSAGQLENELRHNGWLTAASSNELLFSLPASKKYEAALAALGVTRATLSPVSGNA
- a CDS encoding protein-disulfide reductase DsbD domain-containing protein, coding for MKIIAAFLAVSALAGPCIASETDWVEVAPEVSVRLVSSDILDDSGTVWMGLEIDMPLDTKTYWRVPGETGLPLLIDTEGSQSVGGLEIKWPFPKREIAEGYLDHAFYGRVLFPLAVTVEGDAPTLVADITMGICSDICVPANARLEITPRLDVPDAPNDFRIRQALASVPLPHDGQGVLGEARFDTNAEAIVVDLLDADFDHSSMIADIADTNLVFGEPEVAKPGQLVFALLGRADPDTLDDAQVRFTFDSNEGPFEISRPLMASNIAQ
- a CDS encoding peroxiredoxin; translated protein: MTIQPGQPIASVPVKHVTEGGVEDSTSADILGTGTVVFFTVPGAFTPTCHLNHLPGYLAAADQLKAAGVDKIVCGTVNDHHVVKAWAEATGALGTIEFIADGLGKLAGALGLERDLTGGGLGVRFNRASLLIRNGNVEIVNVEGAPGEVTSSGAPAMLEALKG
- the gcvT gene encoding glycine cleavage system aminomethyltransferase GcvT codes for the protein MAAGAQTDLLKTALYDRHVDAGGRMVEFGGYALPVQYAGIVAEHNHTREAASLFDVSHMGQVVVTGPDHKTTIAALEALTPADLASLEPGQMRYTVLLNDEGGIEDDLIITRPAKEQEPDGVMYMVVNAARKHHDLQFIRAKATAEVTFDLRDDLALIALQGPRAAEALGKHCEITEKLGFMQAGPTVIGGIAANVSRSGYTGEDGFELSVANKDAPALFDLLVADPLVEPAGLGARDSLRLEAGLCLYGHDMTDTVDPVSASLLFAIGKRRRAEGGFTGADAVLARVASGPDDKRVGIRFEGRQPVREGAELVDAGGTVIGKITSGTFAPTAQASIAMGYVPAEIAKEGEPVTAMVRGKPIAGTIAKMPFVPQRYYRKPA